A genomic segment from Nocardiopsis sp. Huas11 encodes:
- a CDS encoding DUF397 domain-containing protein has protein sequence MRTTLNFQKSSYSGHAQNCVEVAPIPPTFHRSSYSGRGQDRVEVADLPCGAAIRDSKHPDAGHLPFPASEWSTFLTTALRA, from the coding sequence ATGAGAACCACCCTTAACTTCCAAAAGAGCAGCTACAGCGGACATGCTCAGAACTGTGTGGAGGTCGCCCCCATCCCTCCGACCTTCCACAGGAGCAGCTACAGCGGCCGAGGCCAAGACCGCGTCGAGGTCGCTGACCTGCCTTGCGGTGCCGCGATCCGCGACTCCAAGCACCCCGACGCCGGCCACCTCCCCTTCCCCGCCTCCGAGTGGTCCACCTTCCTCACCACCGCCCTCCGCGCCTAA
- a CDS encoding DUF6507 family protein gives MSQWDIDVYGVSLVLENLSGQLGLDGGGFSATIDSTAEGINSAMVSAKSSPVESALSDFLAYYHGETGTVFTRSLSCLKGANDATIAYNEGQEEMAATAQNQAGAAETTSTPALPPLPPMRASSERVRRIRAHRTPDRCQLEHVDPHQPRSYPLSPDRL, from the coding sequence ATGAGCCAGTGGGATATCGACGTCTACGGGGTCTCGCTGGTCCTGGAGAACCTGAGCGGACAGCTCGGCCTGGACGGCGGCGGATTCTCCGCCACCATCGACTCCACCGCTGAGGGGATCAACTCGGCGATGGTCAGCGCCAAGAGCTCGCCGGTGGAGTCCGCGCTCAGCGACTTCCTCGCCTACTACCACGGCGAGACGGGCACCGTGTTCACCCGCAGCCTCTCCTGCCTCAAGGGCGCCAACGACGCCACCATCGCCTACAACGAGGGCCAGGAGGAGATGGCGGCCACCGCCCAGAACCAGGCGGGGGCAGCGGAGACAACCTCGACGCCGGCCCTGCCCCCCCTCCCCCCAATGCGAGCGTCCAGTGAGCGAGTCCGCCGGATTCGAGCCCACCGCACCCCAGACCGGTGTCAGCTCGAACATGTTGATCCTCATCAGCCCCGGAGCTATCCCCTATCCCCTGACCGACTGTGA
- a CDS encoding DUF6177 family protein — protein sequence MSYDVVALVAGRPDERAVIDALQDLDQDLRLHQHGDTAVLQIRDEAGRLLATLEPGRPIECWDDVARLLDADIVAGLPDPCWWVETRARPDEQGREVAHRFADRLALRLGGAVWTSGQADFGLWQGDEVRDDGKDEEEDGSGHPAIERTAARAVLIAQDRPVVPFSSWLSDAVATRARDKVLQVLTPHASRLTYGARTFVAGPLGRWVVRGEDGGHYDGLTGLPLHWDDEDGFRADKEPVGVDWAAREPDAEPVPGFRADFAETAGTQLVVDVSVRHGDTSEPRLGRAAEVVAEHLAGAPPTVWGPHEPALMAWGTGRLAEFVRERAPRPSVLYLSGPLGQGHPFSGQIRATWRGTRVQERISVAVGFEDEAAAPFDALPALVEELAAEGLLDGLRIGRLPGRTDTTYVPLWAGPAVPVGIAIGPDRLRRIGAGLAQAGPMKGTLLGEDEHQAAWYPVLADAAAPLRALDLIGRQSAHLSAAERG from the coding sequence TTGAGTTACGACGTGGTGGCCCTGGTCGCCGGACGGCCCGACGAGCGGGCGGTCATCGACGCCCTCCAGGACCTCGACCAGGACCTGCGCCTGCACCAGCACGGCGACACCGCCGTCCTGCAGATCCGCGACGAGGCCGGGCGGCTCCTGGCCACGCTCGAACCGGGGCGCCCGATCGAGTGCTGGGACGACGTCGCCCGCCTGCTCGACGCGGACATCGTGGCCGGGCTGCCGGACCCCTGCTGGTGGGTGGAGACGCGCGCTCGCCCCGACGAACAGGGCCGCGAGGTCGCGCACCGGTTCGCCGACCGCCTCGCCCTGCGGCTCGGCGGCGCGGTGTGGACCTCGGGCCAGGCCGACTTCGGGCTGTGGCAGGGCGACGAGGTCCGGGACGACGGCAAGGACGAGGAGGAGGACGGCTCGGGACACCCGGCCATCGAGCGCACCGCGGCGCGGGCGGTGCTGATCGCCCAGGACCGGCCGGTGGTGCCGTTCTCCTCCTGGCTCAGTGACGCGGTGGCCACTCGGGCCCGTGACAAGGTGCTCCAGGTGCTCACCCCGCACGCCTCACGGTTGACCTACGGGGCGCGGACCTTTGTGGCCGGACCGCTGGGGCGGTGGGTGGTGCGAGGTGAGGACGGCGGTCACTACGACGGCCTCACCGGCCTGCCGTTGCACTGGGACGACGAGGACGGGTTCCGGGCGGACAAGGAACCGGTGGGAGTGGACTGGGCGGCGCGCGAACCGGACGCCGAACCGGTGCCGGGATTCCGCGCGGACTTCGCCGAGACCGCCGGCACACAGCTCGTAGTGGACGTGTCGGTACGCCATGGCGACACGTCAGAGCCCCGGCTGGGCCGCGCGGCGGAGGTCGTCGCCGAGCACCTGGCAGGCGCGCCTCCGACCGTTTGGGGCCCGCACGAGCCCGCGCTCATGGCCTGGGGCACCGGCCGGTTGGCCGAGTTCGTGCGGGAACGGGCTCCCCGACCTTCGGTCCTGTACTTGTCGGGACCACTCGGCCAAGGCCACCCCTTCTCCGGGCAGATCCGGGCCACCTGGCGCGGCACACGGGTCCAGGAGCGGATCTCGGTCGCGGTCGGCTTCGAAGACGAGGCAGCCGCGCCCTTCGACGCGCTTCCGGCGCTGGTGGAAGAGCTGGCGGCGGAAGGGCTCCTGGACGGGCTGCGGATCGGCCGCCTGCCCGGACGCACCGACACCACCTACGTGCCGCTGTGGGCGGGGCCCGCTGTCCCCGTCGGTATCGCGATCGGACCGGACCGGCTGCGACGGATCGGGGCCGGCCTCGCCCAGGCGGGGCCGATGAAGGGCACGCTCCTCGGCGAGGACGAGCACCAGGCGGCCTGGTACCCGGTGCTGGCGGACGCGGCCGCGCCCCTGCGCGCACTGGATCTCATCGGCAGGCAGTCCGCCCACCTGTCCGCCGCCGAGCGGGGATGA
- a CDS encoding glycosyltransferase family 4 protein, translating into MKIAYLINDMYGIGGTVRTVANQAAALSERHEVEIVSVFQHRAEPVLPVPAQVRLRPLVDVRQQSRAPGTGVGGRPLYEGSERAGLPPLLFPPEDSRGSTHSRLTDDRLEEYLTTTDADVVVGTRPGLNAVIARAAPRHVVKVGQEHLTYEQHSQALRRVMETEYPNLDAFVTVTEADARTYADRMSLPGVRLLSIPNSVPAPPFTTEGLDSHTIVSAGRLAPSKRHDLLVQAFSMVADEFPDWTLRIYGRGDRRGALARLVASLDLHDRVWLMGPHPRVEEAWAQGAFAAVTSSEEPFGMTIVEAMRSGLPVVSTDCPHGPASIIRDGEDGLLVPNRSASGIADGLAELMADDELRRKMSQAALLDSERFDPANVCRLHEELFADLLGAPLNRASAPPVTGIPAPRTEQPAACRVRAGTDGHAVLAFSDPPAHVVLTHPGARVTLTPDEHGEVVVDPNARRLAARTWEVLRVDEGPDGEKETPVRDVVIHQHGFPLRAADVDRLALVLPTRTPKGRLALHVRRSDHHAEVEHVEVADGLITVQGRVLGRDRADARARLAVRLREAPQTLREFSAPVAGDGHFTAVVGPEEVVRGRHGESETWEVRLVLADGTDCTVGRHLSGVVGYKDIIEYPAQKVHQNRGCGSRVRPYYTVNDRLGLKTKPLAPTLEVNEVRVRPVGRRRSDLRLDVQLGDSLPDGVECAVEVVRGSGAGQRYALHPVPSADRSRLAGRLPLMGREFGGVPGVRATWRLRLLVGPPGALGRVGAKSVPLRTARRWAHGPYVRSVTAASVGSGDIKVTVADVHAVEAVRRRL; encoded by the coding sequence GTGAAGATCGCCTATCTGATCAACGACATGTACGGCATCGGCGGCACCGTACGCACGGTCGCCAACCAGGCCGCGGCGCTGTCCGAACGCCACGAGGTCGAGATCGTCTCGGTGTTCCAGCACCGCGCGGAGCCGGTGCTGCCGGTGCCCGCCCAGGTCCGTCTGCGCCCGCTCGTGGACGTGCGGCAGCAGTCCAGGGCTCCCGGCACCGGGGTCGGGGGGCGCCCGCTGTACGAGGGGTCGGAACGGGCCGGGCTCCCACCGCTGCTCTTCCCGCCGGAGGACTCGCGCGGGTCCACCCACAGCCGCCTGACCGACGACCGGTTGGAGGAGTACCTGACGACCACCGACGCCGACGTGGTGGTCGGCACCCGGCCGGGGCTCAACGCCGTGATCGCCCGGGCCGCGCCCCGGCACGTGGTCAAGGTCGGTCAGGAGCACCTCACCTACGAACAGCACTCCCAGGCGCTGCGCCGGGTGATGGAGACCGAGTACCCGAACCTGGACGCGTTCGTCACTGTGACCGAGGCCGACGCGCGCACCTACGCCGACCGGATGTCGCTGCCGGGCGTGCGGCTGCTGTCCATCCCCAACTCTGTGCCCGCGCCGCCGTTCACGACCGAGGGACTCGACTCCCACACCATCGTCTCCGCGGGCCGGCTGGCCCCGAGCAAGCGGCACGACCTCCTGGTGCAGGCGTTCTCCATGGTGGCGGACGAGTTCCCCGACTGGACGCTGCGCATCTACGGGCGCGGGGACCGGCGCGGCGCGCTGGCCCGGCTGGTGGCGTCGCTGGACCTGCACGACCGGGTGTGGCTGATGGGACCCCACCCCCGCGTCGAGGAGGCCTGGGCGCAGGGGGCGTTCGCCGCGGTGACCTCCAGCGAGGAGCCGTTCGGGATGACGATCGTGGAGGCGATGCGCTCGGGCCTTCCCGTGGTGAGCACGGACTGTCCGCACGGCCCCGCGTCGATCATCCGTGATGGCGAGGACGGCCTACTGGTGCCCAACCGCTCGGCGTCGGGCATCGCCGACGGCCTGGCGGAGCTGATGGCCGACGACGAGCTCCGGCGGAAGATGTCCCAGGCCGCCCTGCTGGACTCCGAGCGCTTCGATCCGGCGAACGTCTGCCGACTGCACGAGGAGCTGTTCGCCGATCTGCTGGGGGCTCCCCTGAACCGGGCGAGCGCTCCTCCCGTCACCGGCATTCCCGCGCCCCGGACCGAGCAGCCGGCCGCGTGCCGTGTGCGGGCCGGCACCGACGGGCACGCCGTGCTGGCGTTCAGCGACCCGCCCGCGCACGTCGTGCTCACCCACCCCGGCGCGCGCGTGACCCTGACGCCCGACGAGCACGGTGAGGTCGTCGTGGACCCGAACGCCCGGCGGCTGGCGGCACGCACCTGGGAGGTGCTCCGAGTCGACGAGGGACCCGACGGGGAGAAGGAGACCCCCGTTCGGGACGTGGTGATCCACCAGCACGGGTTCCCGCTCCGCGCCGCGGACGTGGACCGCCTGGCGCTCGTCCTGCCCACCCGGACCCCGAAGGGGCGGCTGGCGCTGCACGTGCGCCGTTCGGACCACCATGCGGAGGTCGAACACGTGGAGGTCGCCGACGGGCTGATCACCGTGCAGGGACGTGTCCTGGGCCGGGACCGCGCCGACGCGCGTGCTCGGCTGGCGGTGCGGCTGCGCGAGGCGCCGCAGACCCTGCGGGAGTTCTCCGCGCCGGTGGCGGGCGACGGGCATTTCACGGCCGTCGTCGGCCCGGAGGAGGTCGTGCGCGGGCGCCACGGCGAGTCCGAGACGTGGGAGGTCCGGCTCGTGCTCGCCGACGGGACCGACTGCACGGTCGGACGCCACCTGTCGGGTGTGGTGGGCTACAAGGACATCATCGAGTACCCGGCGCAGAAGGTGCACCAGAACCGGGGCTGCGGGTCCAGGGTCCGCCCGTACTACACGGTCAACGACCGGCTGGGGCTGAAGACGAAGCCGCTGGCGCCCACCCTGGAGGTGAACGAGGTGCGGGTGCGCCCCGTGGGACGCCGACGGAGCGATCTCCGCCTGGACGTTCAGCTGGGCGACTCGCTGCCCGACGGGGTGGAGTGCGCGGTGGAGGTGGTGCGGGGGTCGGGCGCGGGTCAGCGGTACGCGCTGCATCCGGTGCCGTCGGCGGACCGCTCCCGGCTGGCGGGGCGGTTGCCGCTCATGGGACGCGAGTTCGGCGGGGTCCCCGGTGTGCGGGCGACGTGGCGTCTGCGACTGCTGGTGGGGCCACCGGGGGCGCTGGGGCGCGTGGGTGCGAAGTCGGTGCCCCTGCGCACCGCACGCCGGTGGGCGCACGGGCCCTACGTCCGGTCGGTCACCGCGGCCTCGGTCGGTTCGGGCGACATCAAGGTGACCGTGGCCGACGTCCACGCGGTGGAGGCCGTGCGGCGCCGACTGTAG
- a CDS encoding pilus assembly protein TadG-related protein codes for MATRRTPSRAATAARSRRPLPLGRDDAGQSNVLLLFGLTLALLSLTLLFVRVGAANDQRSQVQTAADAAALAAVSALRDQAAQDLFDGAYPMPWFDEEKAEARAEEYARENGAVLTDIRASDNVQGRNGNIVRVEVRGAICQKELEEDGSLPWNDVNCDGSEEDADTVVGNASAIAIVHPPNECGRAPDGVIECVNGSVDSLDTALSMIRVNLVDQEGTYRFDPSRVFGGGAIVDCASLGQLHPRMCAVHQALQDEFGGFYLTAGGYRAETGSDHSTGEAIDYMMAPIGQQPTDEMDATAVTVIDWLIQNADRLGIKGIIYDRLIWNNTRNPPDRVGAWPGVARHYPHYGNITLDHVDHIHLAAGDGAMQ; via the coding sequence ATGGCAACGCGAAGGACCCCATCGCGTGCGGCCACGGCCGCGCGCTCCCGCCGCCCGCTCCCGCTGGGCCGAGACGACGCCGGCCAGTCCAACGTCCTGCTCCTGTTCGGGCTCACCCTCGCCCTGTTGTCACTGACCCTGCTCTTCGTGCGGGTGGGCGCGGCCAACGACCAGCGCAGCCAGGTGCAGACCGCCGCGGACGCCGCCGCGCTGGCCGCGGTGAGCGCGCTGCGTGACCAGGCGGCCCAGGACCTGTTCGACGGGGCCTACCCGATGCCGTGGTTCGACGAGGAGAAGGCCGAGGCGCGGGCGGAGGAGTACGCGCGGGAGAACGGCGCGGTCCTCACCGACATCCGGGCCAGCGACAACGTCCAGGGCCGCAACGGCAACATCGTGCGCGTGGAGGTGCGCGGCGCGATCTGCCAGAAGGAACTGGAGGAGGACGGCTCGCTGCCCTGGAACGACGTCAACTGCGACGGTTCGGAGGAGGACGCCGACACCGTGGTGGGCAACGCCTCGGCCATCGCCATCGTGCATCCGCCCAACGAGTGCGGCAGGGCCCCGGACGGCGTCATCGAGTGCGTCAACGGCTCCGTGGACAGTCTCGACACCGCGTTGTCCATGATCCGGGTGAACCTGGTGGACCAGGAGGGCACCTACCGCTTCGATCCCTCCCGCGTGTTCGGCGGAGGCGCCATCGTCGACTGTGCCTCGCTCGGGCAGCTGCACCCCCGCATGTGCGCCGTCCACCAGGCGCTCCAGGACGAGTTCGGCGGCTTCTACCTCACGGCGGGCGGCTACCGCGCCGAGACGGGCAGCGACCACAGCACGGGTGAGGCGATCGACTACATGATGGCCCCGATCGGCCAGCAACCCACGGACGAGATGGACGCCACGGCCGTGACGGTCATCGACTGGCTCATCCAGAACGCCGACCGGCTCGGGATCAAGGGCATCATCTACGACCGCCTGATCTGGAACAACACCCGTAACCCGCCGGACCGGGTGGGCGCGTGGCCCGGGGTCGCCCGCCACTACCCGCACTACGGCAACATCACGCTGGACCACGTCGACCACATCCATCTCGCGGCGGGCGACGGCGCGATGCAGTAG
- a CDS encoding polysaccharide lyase family 1 protein: MRLHPFAAAGAAALLCSALVSCSGTEDPQDMEAVSADAAPETDEESTAPSDEAEEDVSALGWAGQPGEIGGEEHPGVTGGAAGETVTAADADDLAEHLSSDEPLTIEVNGTIDLDGQVRVGSDKTLVAGEDGAELTDGGLVVDGADNVVLDGLSVDADGTALAVRGGSHHVLVDGSTFSDGDGDPLVTVDGGSDYVTLSWNHFSDAESAVAVGSEDEEPGALRVSIHHNFFDGTAGGQPQARNAEHVHVFNNYFRGNAENGVLSTHGSMVLVEGNYFEDTAMSVSSGEEEPGNVVTRDNLLVDTEQPELRGDVPDPPYAYEVDDTVDVPDLVSHGAGVRSASRP; the protein is encoded by the coding sequence ATGAGACTTCACCCGTTCGCCGCCGCAGGCGCGGCGGCACTGCTGTGCTCCGCTCTGGTCTCGTGCTCCGGCACGGAGGACCCACAGGACATGGAGGCCGTGAGCGCCGACGCGGCTCCGGAGACCGACGAGGAGAGCACCGCTCCCTCCGACGAGGCCGAGGAGGACGTCTCCGCCCTGGGCTGGGCCGGCCAACCCGGCGAGATCGGCGGCGAGGAGCACCCGGGCGTGACCGGGGGCGCGGCCGGTGAGACCGTCACCGCCGCGGACGCCGACGACCTGGCCGAGCACCTGTCCTCGGACGAACCGCTCACCATCGAGGTCAACGGCACCATCGACCTCGACGGACAGGTGCGGGTGGGTTCGGACAAGACCCTCGTGGCCGGTGAGGACGGTGCCGAGCTCACCGACGGCGGCCTGGTGGTCGACGGCGCGGACAACGTCGTCCTGGACGGATTGAGCGTGGACGCCGACGGCACGGCCCTGGCCGTCCGGGGCGGCAGCCACCACGTGCTGGTGGACGGGTCGACGTTCTCCGACGGCGACGGCGACCCCCTGGTGACGGTGGACGGCGGATCGGACTACGTCACGCTCTCCTGGAACCACTTCAGCGACGCCGAGTCCGCCGTGGCCGTCGGGAGCGAGGACGAGGAGCCCGGTGCCCTGCGGGTGAGCATCCACCACAACTTCTTCGACGGCACGGCCGGAGGCCAGCCGCAGGCGCGCAACGCCGAGCACGTGCACGTGTTCAACAACTACTTCCGCGGCAACGCCGAGAACGGGGTGCTCTCCACCCACGGCTCCATGGTCCTGGTCGAGGGCAACTACTTCGAGGACACGGCGATGTCGGTCTCCAGCGGAGAGGAGGAGCCCGGCAACGTGGTGACCAGGGACAACCTCCTGGTGGACACCGAACAGCCGGAGCTGCGCGGCGACGTGCCGGACCCGCCGTACGCCTACGAGGTCGACGACACCGTGGACGTGCCCGACCTCGTCTCCCACGGGGCCGGGGTCAGGTCGGCCTCTCGGCCGTGA
- a CDS encoding ABC transporter family substrate-binding protein, with protein sequence MRIGKVRYLAPAAALVLMASACSSGDDGNDQEEAQEQVASLDAQDLNAAPREDLQDGGTFVWAISEYAEQHNMHHVNGNLANVRYVAAAVLPSPTVYDGEGTASPNTAFINDYGVSDDGLEVTYELNPDAVWSDGEPVTADDYEANLETLSGERDGDWELGGIDGYDRVSEFVPGDDEYSFTLKFEEPYAEWPSLFDPLYPAEYMEDDDKFKEGYLKDYPVTSGPFGDVEFDDVAERITVTKNEDWWGTEPKLDEIVYDAMGSDAMAAAYNNGEIDAFYMGYDAAGYELLKDREGDGAYFTQAVNHGHRFASLNGGSPKLEDVNVRHAISLAIDRDALADVALGAVDWPITGEVNRLLRSSQHGYQDNSEGYGEFDPDQAATLLDEAGWTLEEGEQFRTNEDGETLTLNWVASEDLDIAKDEAEIGRDMLAEVGIEVDVQQVPANALFPEYVVPGNYEIATYVLVGSNPYAGDAQENYGMPNGDDWGNNLARTSTQEIDDAFAELRSETDPDRYAEIANQIDRMLWEEVVTIPFFERPGLWVVNEDLHNFGEYGLASGFVYEDIGWAAE encoded by the coding sequence ATGCGAATCGGGAAGGTGCGTTACCTCGCCCCCGCCGCGGCCCTGGTCCTGATGGCCAGCGCCTGCAGTAGCGGCGACGACGGCAACGACCAGGAAGAGGCTCAGGAGCAGGTGGCGTCCCTGGACGCCCAGGACCTGAACGCCGCTCCGCGCGAGGACCTGCAGGACGGCGGCACCTTCGTCTGGGCCATCAGCGAGTACGCCGAGCAGCACAACATGCACCACGTCAACGGCAACCTGGCCAACGTGCGCTACGTGGCCGCCGCCGTGCTGCCCAGCCCCACCGTCTACGACGGTGAGGGCACCGCCTCGCCCAACACCGCCTTCATCAACGACTACGGCGTCAGCGACGACGGCCTCGAGGTCACCTACGAGCTGAACCCCGACGCGGTGTGGTCCGACGGTGAGCCCGTCACCGCCGACGACTACGAGGCCAACCTCGAAACCCTCAGCGGCGAGCGCGACGGCGACTGGGAACTCGGCGGCATCGACGGCTACGACCGGGTGTCGGAGTTCGTCCCCGGCGACGACGAGTACTCCTTCACCCTGAAGTTCGAGGAGCCCTACGCGGAGTGGCCCTCCCTGTTCGACCCGCTGTACCCGGCGGAGTACATGGAGGACGACGACAAGTTCAAGGAGGGCTACCTCAAGGACTACCCGGTCACCTCCGGCCCGTTCGGGGACGTGGAGTTCGACGACGTCGCCGAGCGCATCACGGTCACCAAGAACGAGGACTGGTGGGGCACCGAGCCCAAGCTGGACGAGATCGTCTACGACGCCATGGGCAGCGACGCCATGGCGGCGGCGTACAACAACGGTGAGATCGACGCCTTCTACATGGGCTACGACGCCGCCGGCTACGAACTGCTCAAGGACCGCGAGGGCGACGGCGCCTACTTCACCCAGGCCGTCAACCACGGCCACCGGTTCGCCTCGCTCAACGGTGGCAGCCCGAAGCTGGAGGACGTCAACGTCCGCCACGCCATCTCCCTGGCCATCGACCGGGACGCCCTGGCCGACGTCGCCCTGGGCGCCGTCGACTGGCCGATCACCGGCGAGGTCAACCGACTGCTGCGTTCCAGCCAGCACGGCTACCAGGACAACAGCGAGGGGTACGGCGAGTTCGACCCCGACCAGGCCGCCACTCTGCTCGACGAGGCGGGATGGACCCTCGAAGAGGGTGAGCAGTTCCGCACCAACGAGGACGGCGAGACGCTGACCCTGAACTGGGTCGCCTCCGAGGACCTGGACATCGCCAAGGACGAGGCCGAGATCGGTCGCGACATGCTGGCCGAGGTCGGCATCGAGGTCGACGTCCAGCAGGTCCCCGCCAACGCCCTGTTCCCGGAGTACGTCGTCCCGGGCAACTACGAGATCGCCACCTACGTGCTCGTCGGCTCCAACCCCTACGCCGGCGACGCGCAGGAGAACTACGGCATGCCGAACGGCGACGACTGGGGCAACAACCTGGCGCGCACCTCCACCCAGGAGATCGACGACGCGTTCGCCGAGCTGCGCTCGGAGACCGACCCCGACCGCTACGCCGAGATCGCCAACCAGATCGACCGCATGCTGTGGGAAGAGGTCGTGACCATCCCGTTCTTCGAGCGCCCGGGTCTGTGGGTCGTCAACGAGGACCTGCACAACTTCGGTGAGTACGGTCTGGCCTCGGGCTTCGTGTACGAGGACATCGGCTGGGCCGCTGAGTAG
- a CDS encoding dipeptide ABC transporter ATP-binding protein — MSTDTVATDEVAHRENTGDTPVLEVTDLTVTFPGLNGNPDIHAVRGVSYSVTRGEVLGIVGESGSGKSVSSMAAMGLLPDHARITGSVRLHGEELLGLDDRTMARKRGKVISMVFQDPLSGLTPVYTVGDQLAEAVLVHDSRTSKAKARQRAVELLDLVGIPNPESRYRSFPHEFSGGMRQRVMIAMAMANNPDVIICDEPTTALDVTIQAQILDLLRTARRETGAAIVMITHDLGVVAGFVDRVLVMYAGRPVETGDVDQIYYGSRMPYTMGLLGAVPRMDIERQGALVPIKGNPPSLTDLPTGCTFAPRCPIAEPECEMGEPALLTIGSQPSRETVRDAGGSTPAADDTADAAAQRAACLRSGEIAENEWTALDIYPVPEIPESAASTTAREDRPEMLRVRDLIKHHPLMKGMILKRRVGTVYAVDGIDFDIREGETLALVGESGCGKSSTLMEIMGLDKPQRGSVEVMGRDTASLGRADRFRLRRDMQIVFQDPMSSLDPRMTVFEIISEPLRTHGISQAETTARVYELLTLVGLDTEHATRFPAEFSGGQRQRIGIARALALEPKLLVLDEPVSALDVSIQAGVVNLLEELQARLGLSYLFVAHDLSVVRHIADRVAVMYLGRIVEIGDTDSIYTRPSHPYTQALLSAIPIPDPEKERARTHIVLDGDLPSPANPPSGCRFRTRCQKFITLSTSDQEQCMSVEPLVTPVNGGDQAAACHFAERQAGV, encoded by the coding sequence ATGAGCACTGACACCGTCGCGACCGACGAGGTCGCACACCGTGAGAACACCGGAGACACACCGGTCCTGGAGGTCACCGACCTCACCGTCACCTTCCCCGGGCTGAACGGCAACCCCGACATCCACGCCGTGCGCGGCGTCAGCTACTCCGTCACCCGTGGCGAGGTGCTGGGCATCGTCGGCGAGTCCGGATCCGGCAAGTCCGTCTCGTCCATGGCCGCGATGGGGCTGCTGCCCGACCACGCGCGCATCACCGGCTCGGTCCGGCTGCACGGTGAGGAACTGCTGGGCCTGGACGACCGCACCATGGCGCGCAAGCGCGGCAAGGTCATCTCCATGGTCTTCCAGGACCCGCTGTCGGGGCTGACGCCCGTCTACACCGTCGGCGACCAGCTCGCCGAGGCGGTCCTGGTGCACGACTCCAGGACGTCCAAGGCCAAGGCGCGCCAACGCGCGGTGGAGCTGCTCGACCTGGTGGGCATCCCCAACCCCGAGTCGCGCTACCGCTCCTTCCCCCACGAGTTCTCCGGCGGTATGCGCCAGCGCGTCATGATCGCCATGGCCATGGCCAACAACCCCGACGTCATCATCTGTGACGAGCCCACCACGGCACTGGACGTCACCATCCAGGCGCAGATCCTCGACCTGTTGCGCACCGCCCGGCGCGAGACCGGCGCGGCCATCGTGATGATCACCCACGACCTCGGCGTCGTGGCCGGGTTCGTCGACCGCGTCCTGGTGATGTACGCGGGCCGTCCCGTGGAGACCGGCGACGTCGACCAGATCTACTACGGCAGCCGCATGCCCTACACCATGGGCCTGCTCGGTGCCGTCCCGCGCATGGACATCGAGCGCCAGGGCGCGCTGGTCCCCATCAAGGGCAACCCGCCGTCGCTGACCGACCTGCCGACCGGGTGCACCTTCGCGCCGCGCTGCCCCATCGCCGAGCCGGAGTGCGAGATGGGCGAGCCCGCGCTGCTCACCATCGGCTCCCAGCCCTCCCGCGAGACCGTCCGCGACGCCGGCGGGAGCACGCCCGCGGCGGACGACACGGCCGACGCGGCGGCACAGCGCGCCGCGTGCCTGCGCTCCGGCGAGATCGCCGAGAACGAGTGGACCGCCCTGGACATCTATCCCGTCCCCGAGATCCCCGAGTCCGCGGCCTCGACCACTGCGCGCGAGGACCGTCCGGAGATGCTGCGGGTCCGCGACCTCATCAAGCACCATCCGCTGATGAAGGGCATGATCCTCAAGCGGCGCGTGGGGACCGTCTACGCCGTGGACGGCATCGACTTCGACATCCGCGAGGGCGAGACACTCGCCCTGGTCGGCGAGTCCGGCTGCGGGAAGTCCTCCACCCTCATGGAGATCATGGGGTTGGACAAGCCCCAGCGGGGCAGTGTCGAGGTGATGGGACGGGACACCGCGAGCCTCGGACGAGCCGACCGCTTCCGACTCCGTCGCGACATGCAGATCGTGTTCCAGGACCCGATGAGCTCCCTCGACCCCCGCATGACGGTCTTCGAGATCATCTCCGAGCCGCTGCGCACCCATGGGATCTCCCAGGCCGAGACGACGGCGCGGGTCTATGAGCTCCTCACCCTCGTCGGCCTCGACACCGAGCACGCCACCCGCTTCCCCGCCGAGTTCTCCGGCGGCCAGCGCCAGCGCATCGGCATCGCCCGTGCCCTGGCCCTGGAGCCCAAGCTGCTGGTGCTGGACGAGCCGGTCTCGGCCCTGGACGTGTCCATCCAGGCCGGCGTGGTCAACCTGCTGGAGGAACTGCAGGCGCGGCTCGGCCTGTCCTACCTCTTCGTGGCACACGACCTGTCGGTGGTCAGGCACATCGCCGACCGGGTCGCGGTCATGTACCTGGGCCGGATCGTGGAGATCGGTGACACCGACTCCATCTACACCCGGCCCTCGCACCCCTACACCCAGGCGTTGCTGTCGGCGATCCCGATCCCTGACCCGGAGAAGGAACGCGCGCGCACGCACATCGTCTTGGACGGAGACCTGCCAAGCCCCGCCAACCCGCCCTCGGGTTGCAGGTTCCGGACCAGGTGCCAGAAGTTCATCACCCTCTCCACTTCTGACCAGGAGCAGTGCATGAGCGTCGAACCGCTGGTCACACCCGTCAACGGCGGCGATCAGGCGGCGGCCTGCCACTTCGCGGAGCGGCAGGCGGGCGTCTGA